The Methanocaldococcus infernus ME region AGTGAAGCCAGTGAATGGATAGTTATCCTGTGGAAAGGATAAGAAAGGAATTCCTAATTTAAGGGCTAAGAACTTCTCTTTAGTCCCTCCTATAAAGATGTCTGGCTTTTTGTTTTCCATCATTATCTGTAAATCTACATTAGAGGCATCATCTACCAAAATTGTGTTATCTTCAGCATTTATATAAGCCTCTAAGTAATCCTCTAAGCTTCCAAATTGAGAGCCTATAATGATTGGCTCCATCCCTATATCCCTAAAAGCTGCTGAAAGTAAGCCAATCTTTGACCCTCCCATGAACATGCCAACTTTCTTACCCTCAAGCTTCTCTAAGTAAAATTTAAGCTCTTCTTTAATTTTGTTGTATTCCTCTTTTATCACTTCTACAGCTCTCTCCTCAATATTAAAAAACTTTCCTATCTCCAATAGGGACTTTTGAGTGTTAGAGATTCCAAAAAATGAAACCTTCATTTGAGGAATCCCATACTTCTCTTCCATATAGTTAGCTATATATTTCCCAGTTGACCTACAATGAACCAAGTTTAACTTAGCCTTCTTAGACTCTGACATGCTCTTAAGATCACAATCTCCTGTAAAGGTGCAAATAACCCTTATCCCTAACTTACTTAGTAACTCTTTTATCACTTCCAAGTCATGGGAAACATTAAACTCTCCAATAATATTTACTGTTAATTCCTCATCCTTTGAAATCTTATAAAACTTGTATCTTCTCTTTTTCTTTATTAACTCTTTAGCACTATCTACATTTCTATCAATTAGCCTAAATAAAGCTTTCATCCCTATTTCATGCCCTTTAGCTTGGGAACAGCCAGCAAAGCCAGGAGAATAGACAGGAATTACAGGAATTTTTAAAATCTCTTCAGCTTCTCTACATACAGCCTCTATATTATCTCCATTTAATGCTGTTGGACATGTCAAATAAACAAAAATAACCTCTCCCTTAAGTTCTCTTGCAGCCTCTAAAATAGCTTTTTTTAACTTTTTCTCTCCTCCATAGATAATTTCAATCTCACTTATGTCAGAGCTTGCTATTGTGTAAGTTTTTTTCCTAACAGTTGCTCCATAGTATGCACAACCTATAGGGCTATGAATAATATGAATACTATTCTTTATAGGAGCTAAGATCCACCTTGCTCCATAATAGACACAGCTCCTCTGTGTTATAACCCCTGGAGTAGACCTTGTTCCACACCTTGGTAAGCCATCCTTTTTTAATGTCACCTTGTAAGGAGTTATCTTAAAATTTTCAGAGGCCATGGTTACACCACACAGCTTAGAATCTCAATTAACTTTACATAATCCTTAAACCCTTCCCTTGGTGGGTGTAAAATATATAAAGAGCCTTCTCTGTAAATTTTAATTCCTAAAACTTCTTCCTTTTCATTTGAGAATAGAACTTCATAATCCAAAGTTTCATAGTCAGAAAAGAGT contains the following coding sequences:
- a CDS encoding nitrogenase component 1, which gives rise to MASENFKITPYKVTLKKDGLPRCGTRSTPGVITQRSCVYYGARWILAPIKNSIHIIHSPIGCAYYGATVRKKTYTIASSDISEIEIIYGGEKKLKKAILEAARELKGEVIFVYLTCPTALNGDNIEAVCREAEEILKIPVIPVYSPGFAGCSQAKGHEIGMKALFRLIDRNVDSAKELIKKKRRYKFYKISKDEELTVNIIGEFNVSHDLEVIKELLSKLGIRVICTFTGDCDLKSMSESKKAKLNLVHCRSTGKYIANYMEEKYGIPQMKVSFFGISNTQKSLLEIGKFFNIEERAVEVIKEEYNKIKEELKFYLEKLEGKKVGMFMGGSKIGLLSAAFRDIGMEPIIIGSQFGSLEDYLEAYINAEDNTILVDDASNVDLQIMMENKKPDIFIGGTKEKFLALKLGIPFLSFPQDNYPFTGFTGFLNFAREVYKAIYHPIWKLIKFEIN